From one Basilea psittacipulmonis DSM 24701 genomic stretch:
- a CDS encoding OsmC family protein, producing the protein MMKSLVKWNHKESKVFHATSGSGHPITMGLSPDHGGHNEGARPMELLLIGAAGCMSVDIVSILEKARQVLTDCEVDIQAGRAPTPPQVFTKIHLIITVTGENLSEQRVTRAIELSLSKYCSAMAMLSKTATVSYEYQIKG; encoded by the coding sequence ATGATGAAATCACTTGTTAAATGGAACCATAAAGAATCAAAGGTATTTCACGCTACTTCAGGGTCAGGACATCCTATCACCATGGGCTTATCACCCGATCACGGTGGTCATAATGAAGGGGCAAGACCCATGGAGTTGTTGTTAATCGGTGCCGCAGGCTGTATGTCAGTCGATATCGTTAGTATTTTGGAAAAAGCACGTCAAGTATTAACAGACTGTGAAGTGGATATTCAAGCAGGACGTGCACCCACACCACCTCAAGTTTTTACCAAAATACATTTAATCATTACGGTCACTGGCGAGAATCTCAGCGAACAGCGAGTGACGCGTGCGATTGAATTAAGTTTAAGCAAATACTGTTCAGCCATGGCCATGTTATCCAAAACGGCCACCGTTAGTTACGAATATCAGATCAAAGGATAA
- the coq7 gene encoding 2-polyprenyl-3-methyl-6-methoxy-1,4-benzoquinone monooxygenase, giving the protein MNMMQTTQQRPLTPLDKLFVEVSKAMEILSGSVRGTRANPAGPVQADDPVLTPAEQRHAAGLMRINHVGEICAQALYRGQALVCKDPTIHHVLMHAASEEVDHLAWCYDRITELNSRPSLLNPFWYAGSFALGVVASVTGTARNMGFMAETERQVEAHLNHHLETLPPQDIRSRKIVTQMRDDEINHANTAIAHGGVELPAPVKVAMKLMSKVMTTLAYRI; this is encoded by the coding sequence ATGAATATGATGCAAACCACACAACAAAGACCGTTAACTCCTCTAGATAAGTTATTTGTGGAAGTCTCAAAAGCCATGGAAATTTTATCTGGATCGGTAAGGGGGACGAGGGCAAATCCAGCTGGTCCAGTACAAGCAGATGACCCAGTACTAACGCCAGCGGAACAACGTCATGCCGCAGGACTCATGCGTATTAATCACGTCGGTGAAATATGTGCCCAAGCCTTATACAGAGGACAAGCATTGGTGTGCAAAGATCCAACGATTCATCATGTACTGATGCATGCGGCCTCAGAAGAGGTAGATCATCTGGCATGGTGTTATGATCGCATCACTGAGCTTAACAGTCGTCCTAGTTTATTGAATCCATTTTGGTATGCGGGATCATTTGCTTTAGGCGTGGTGGCTAGTGTGACGGGTACTGCTAGAAACATGGGCTTTATGGCAGAGACAGAGCGTCAAGTGGAAGCTCATTTGAATCATCATTTAGAAACATTACCGCCCCAAGACATTCGCTCACGCAAAATTGTTACCCAGATGCGAGACGATGAAATTAATCACGCTAACACAGCAATTGCTCATGGCGGAGTGGAACTTCCAGCACCAGTAAAAGTAGCGATGAAGCTGATGTCAAAAGTGATGACTACTTTGGCATATCGCATATAA
- a CDS encoding glycosyltransferase has product MKIVYYVDANQSDEKSWLTSKLIQADHGAEVCVFAPSQNKLSSIKIPEGVKKYILKRNLKNFFLSDMKRLQRAMQEIKPDVIVVMSGALKVLNTLSEAKYQVIAWADEENLTLPASKAALYEKYVRLIVPNNYLLNWYQEHFPNIRVSLINEPIRLEFPKGDKIKDTTKRLKHRLLCVGKLESSKRFDLLITAFSQVCDIIKDWELVIVGEGAEKTRLQAHIQSLELNDRVFLVGEADNIVQWYESADIYLLAAMNEGISRSLLDAMSFGLPSIVVKSDMGASEIVRHGVDGFIVPAEADVIAQRMAELMVNEELRQAMSVRAKDVCDRYSEHRSRMLWRHLLDTIKKEV; this is encoded by the coding sequence ATGAAAATTGTATATTATGTAGATGCTAACCAAAGTGACGAAAAATCATGGTTGACTTCTAAGTTAATTCAAGCAGATCATGGGGCAGAAGTATGTGTTTTTGCTCCATCTCAGAATAAATTGTCTTCTATAAAAATCCCCGAAGGTGTTAAAAAATATATCCTCAAAAGGAATTTAAAAAATTTCTTTTTATCAGACATGAAGCGTCTTCAACGAGCCATGCAGGAAATTAAACCTGATGTCATTGTTGTGATGAGTGGGGCTTTAAAGGTACTGAACACCTTGTCAGAAGCGAAGTATCAGGTAATTGCGTGGGCTGATGAAGAAAATTTAACATTACCCGCCTCCAAAGCAGCACTTTACGAAAAATATGTGCGACTTATCGTTCCTAACAATTATTTATTAAATTGGTATCAAGAACATTTTCCAAACATACGCGTCAGTCTTATCAATGAACCGATTCGATTGGAATTTCCAAAAGGCGATAAGATTAAAGATACAACAAAAAGATTAAAACATCGTTTATTATGCGTGGGAAAATTAGAATCCAGTAAACGATTTGATTTGTTGATAACTGCTTTTTCGCAAGTGTGCGATATTATCAAAGATTGGGAACTGGTGATTGTTGGAGAGGGGGCAGAAAAAACAAGATTACAAGCACATATCCAATCTTTAGAGTTAAACGATCGCGTGTTTTTAGTGGGTGAGGCTGATAATATCGTTCAGTGGTATGAATCCGCGGATATTTATTTATTGGCTGCGATGAATGAGGGAATATCAAGAAGTCTGTTAGATGCGATGTCTTTTGGATTGCCATCCATTGTGGTGAAATCAGATATGGGAGCAAGTGAAATCGTTCGACATGGCGTTGATGGTTTTATTGTGCCAGCAGAAGCTGATGTTATTGCCCAACGAATGGCAGAACTTATGGTTAATGAAGAACTCCGTCAAGCCATGTCAGTACGAGCCAAAGATGTCTGCGATCGTTACAGTGAACATCGCAGTAGAATGCTTTGGCGTCATTTATTGGATACGATTAAAAAGG